From Oreochromis niloticus isolate F11D_XX linkage group LG15, O_niloticus_UMD_NMBU, whole genome shotgun sequence:
TGGAcaacttaagatcaaagtgggcggTATGTGGCCCATGATCtgaaatgagtttgacatcagTGTGCTTAGCATTAGTAATAAACaaaattttattcatttttatttgaccATTCTGTGCACTACATCACCAGATTAGTGATTTTCTGTAGCATTCATCACCGGTCCTTTTTGCAACAGTGTTGCATTTGGGTATATTTGTTATGTCCGTTATTGAAGTAGGTGGCACTCATAGGGATTATTTTCTGAAACACCCCTTTTATGTAAAAGGGGAAACTCTAAGTTTACTTAGTGAGTTGATAACCAGTTTCGTGTGACCGCTCGTCCTTGATGTGAATCCAGGAAACAAAGATACCCAGGATATGTTGAGCTAGTATAGAGCCCAGGAGTTAAGCAGCCAAGCTTGGGACAAAGGTACTTCTTAGACCCCTGAAGGTTCTCATCTATACCATAGACTCTGATatcatgttgcctagcaaccatctACTAACAGGTTTAAATAACCCATTTGTAGCATTTATGCATCTATAACCTCTTgtaaaacaatcatattttaatTCCATCTTTAATTTACAATCTACGACCCGGAAGACGTACCCTTATTTCCTGAACTTTGAGGTGCTATCTTCAGGTCACACACACTTCCCACACCTCGAGTGTCAGGCTGATGGGAACACTGGTTTTAAAAATCAAACTAGACACTGCACATGATTGAGGACAAACAAGTTAACTTAAACAAGCTTATTTTTTAATGGATCTGCAAAATTGTTTGAATTTCCAAAGAAAATTTCTGTACCTCCCGCCCACAGTTACCCAGTGGCAAAAGTTACACAACGTTACAGAAACGTTTCCAACCCAAAGAAATCTGCatgcaggaagaaaaacaaaacaaaacaaaaacaaacagaaataaaaagtgaaataaatcatacagataaaataaaacatcaacaAACAGGACATACTGTATAATGCCGTTCTTTTGGCTGGAGGAGAAATTCAAACGCTTCAGCTTCAGTTCGGTGTCTTCATGAAGAGAGCCTGAACCGACACATTATTAAACTGTAATTTCATTAAATGAATGTGGCTCCGCCCACCACACAGCCCCGCCCCTGTCTTCCATATAAGGCACAGGACAAAATAAACCCCCACATACAAAAGGAGCTAGCCACGCCTCTGTCACTTGGTAACAAATTGTAAATGACCAAATACGGTTAGACAACAGAAACCTCACTAAATGTACAAAATGTTAATCCTACTTTTTTATCTCGTTTTAACTTTGATTTCCTCTGACTGAAGGTGAGTgctgtgggtgggtggggttaAAGGGGGAGGGGTGTGAGGGTGTCCAACCAGGTGAGCCTGTGcaaaggaaatattaaaaatatgagCTTGTCTTTTccacacatttttttcctttttttttttttttttttacttaaactttaaaacaaatgaCAAGAAACGTGACTGGATTTCTCTTTTtatcagaaataaaaatgatcattAGATGCAGAGTGGAGGAACATAGTTGGGTGCAGAAGTGGGAACAAGGGGATTAGACATATGAAGtggtttattgtttttattctgaTAAAGAGACAGAGTGTCAGTGTGCAAGAAAACTCATGAGACAGGTTAGAGGGCAAGTTAGAGTTAgcagtgagagagggagagagagagagagagagagagagagagagtgtgtgtctgagtgtgtttgtgtgcgttaGTGTGACTGAAACAGAGGAGTTGTTCAACTGCAGCACTTGCTCTTCCAGCCTGTGACTCCTCCTCCGCTGCTGATGTCGACGTTTTCACTGTTGGGCTCTTTTACAGGCGTctgtcaaagaaaaacaacaacaaaaaaaacaaacacacagacacacacacacacacacaaaaaacatcttATTAAATATGCACCAGGAAAATGTGAAGCAACCATTCTGGTTCATGTCCACAATCGCTCCCTGCTAAGGCTGACATCATTAACCATTTCCTGGTTCAGATGCTTCCCCAGTttccaaaaatcaaacaaacactgagacctATCAGGATCAGCCTTTCATTCAAGGGGGATAAAAGCCAAAACTGTCTTTGaaacattaatttaattaaatgctGGAATATAATCCATCAGATTTTTCCCtgtcttcttaaaaaaaaacaaaaaaaaaaaaaacaaaaccctgtgAAATTGATAAGTCTGTTCTCTTACACAGTCAGCATTTTTGCCAGCTTTCTTTCCTGGCTTCAAACAGCCTAAACTTTATTAATACAGCAGCTCTTTGAAATCTTAGCTGGTCCAGGCCTTAAAATAGCTGGGCTTTGTTTCCCCTGACACCGGTTACAGATAATCTTAATCTACAGGTGGGAATCTAGACATTGTTTGTTGTTTAAACTCCACAAACAAAATTTAGCTTCAGTATGAATAAAGAAAGGGTGAGAATGACAGCTATGAATGAGTAGTTTTAGGGGCTTGGGattattaaagaaagaaaaaaaagggggggaaaaagggGGAGAAACAAAGCACTGCCgcacatattttaaataaacGTCACTGTATTCACAAATAATAATAGTCATATTTGGGTTCAAACCACCCAGGTTTCAATACTGGGTGACATCTcggcagaaaaaaaataaaataaaaacataaataaattactGAACACATGTTCCACATGAGACATGGAGCACACACCTTTCTGAGGATGTCTTCTGCTAACGTGAGGAAAGCCTTCTCGATGTTGATGTTGGCCTTAGCGCTCGTCTCAAAAAACCTAATGCCATGCTCCCTCGCAATCTGTGGGGAAGAAAGCAAACCCAGTCAGAAACTGTGCATGTGGTCCAGTCCAAAaataaagctgctgatctcCTGAGGAGAACAGAGATCAagtatcacacacacacctgcctgagtggaactgtgtgtgtgcgcgcgcgctgATATTGTCACTACCAGTTTGCTTTGGTACTTTAAACCAAATCTGTTAAAGGCCCTGCAGTCTCACACAGGTGTTTCCACTCGTTCTGGCCGATTAGAGCTCTGTTAAGGATGAACTTGGGCTGAACTCTGAACATTAAATCCAGAAACTAAACTCTAAATCAACTCGATATCCAACTGCCAAACTAACAGACATCCAAGTACCGCTCACAAAGGCAAAATGTGGGTTTAACTCTGAGCGTGTGTCCCCTGAGCTgctatagtttttattttatttttccttttagatCAATTTTGTTACAGTTCGgttgtaattatttatttttactgtctaaaaatgtttaattgtGGCTATTAAAAGTTTCAGACTTTTACATGATACAGGTGGTATCTGTCAGAAAGTAAGAAGTTAAGAACAATGGACACATGGACAGATTTATTTTCTACTGGAAAAAAGTTACAATTTTATGGATTTCCCACCAGTGAAGTGATGGCATACCGGCAGTTAAAATAAGTGTAGATACAAAGCTGTTATACTAAGTATATCAGGTCATTgaggggttttgtttttttgttttttttcatattcaatAACAATTTTCTGTTTAAAGAATGAATGCAACTGaacattatatttatttacCTACAGCTTTAGTCTCATGTTTGGAAGCTAAACGAAATTTCACAATAGTTTCAATGGCTTACTTATCTACTTAgtactagagcagggcgatatggccaaaaatatttatcacgatatatatttgaaaatttgcgataacgatataactgacgatataattgatgcgagacaaaatacaactccacaacatTACTAGCGCAAAAAGACAAccttccatttattttcacttaaacaagaagctggtttttatgtgcattaaagctatataaaaatttaacagtgcaaatgcaaattccttgctgaaagtttaaccaaaaggcatttccagtagaaatggtctgacatatcctgagcataaccatgtataatacccactgaagttaaaaaggggtgctttgcaacattaaactgcagtgtgcagTACGTACTTTTCGGACCATAAagtgcacgggattataaggcacattaagcgaaacaaagcagtcagataaatcaaacgttactcaactcattctttttgattcctccacttctgtaccattgattcattaatgctgtattctatcacaactgctctattcccatgttgtaacagtatattaatgactaacctcatattgtggatggattatctcagttgttctcctgactgaagtttggtccgtttacagcatcctgccatgcgattgcatttgtctctaactaTCAGGAACCTTAACGTTAACTTTTATAAGTGGAAAAGTGTTagtgtaataaattctgttttcatggatgcctggaagttaaacttcatagttacacctggtaaagcagtaatgctgatcgttttattaaagatgaaagaatttagacagtttttaactctcagtgatgctgcagtgttcgtttgacctGAAGGatacggagtttaggacccagattactcccagaTTTAAGAGCATCTTAGTCCGACAAACAcggcaataacgacggcccgcttgcatgttctgcaaaaaaatgtgctttgtcgtgtatctgacggacaaacactAAACCAGTTCCtcatcactgaagttgcaccatttttacaaaccaattctggctCATCTGTTTCACTCAACAAtcggccatgtgcgtatgaaaacaaaggcactgcgcatgcgtgttttactcatattctatcgcgatatttcattttcctatcgttgcctaacattataacggtattaccgtgaacggtataatatggcccagccctacttAGTACAAATAAGTCAATCTTTCGCGTTTGAACTGCGAGAAAACtaggtttgtgtttctttgtctttcCACAAGGGAACCTTAACTGCAGTTCATGAGAAAATAAAGCATctcatttctttccttttaGTTCATCTCTCCACTGTTAGTTATTATTACTAAAAATGTTAAACAATGGAAACAAGCTCAGTTTGTGCAGAAAGACAAATAGAAGCTCTGTACAGATTTTAGTGGAACGTTTGAgctgtaaataaacaaacaaagctaCTGTCACCTGTTCTAGCAGGGCATTTAACTCCTATTTACTGGTGATTCAGCAGAAAGTAACCTCATGGAAATGTCAGACAGGCACAAATGAGTCGTAATTAACTGCAGAAGACTTTATGAGTGGCTGCAAACTCAAAGTGCAAGGCTGCAGCAACGAATTAAccaatcaggacgcaggacCTCATTGACGAATGGCCCTTCATAGCTGCACAGGACCGCACCACCTCACCTGCTCTCCCTTGGCTTTTGGTACGACCCTCTTGTCCTCCATGTCACACTTGTTGCCTAGCAGCATTCTCTCAACGTCCTCATTTGcatgctgaaaaaaaataaaacacaaaaatgaggAGATTATTAGATCACATTTGCCAAACAGTCAAACTTCATCTACATTAAGCTTTTTAAAGGATTTATTGCTTAGATAATCCAAGCTGGCCAATTGAGCCCATGATTCAGGCTCTTTTCTAAAAGAACCAATTTCTAGTGGTGTCTAATTACCACCAGTAGGTAGAGCGACTGGACAAATGAGTTATTTTCCAGAATAAGGGGCATTTCATTTTTGCAAAAGGACATGTCCAGAACATACTCAGAGAAAACCAAGTAAAACATAAGTGGTCTCTAAAAACCCTTTTGAAGTTTGAGATATTATTAGTAGTGTATGAACTTCTATAGACATAAGAAAGGCAGAGCTACTACAGGCAGGAAATGCATCACGTTTCCTTCCTCTGACCAAATTCAAGGTTCTAAAGGCAAGGGTGAGAAAAATTATACGAGACACAGCCTCACCTAATCCATTTGGCTTAAATTCAAACACCTACAGCGTGTtattgcaccagaaaataatgCAGACAGCTAACACGAGACATCCAATATCCAAACAGTCATATTAACTTCTCAGGTCTAATCTGATCTGGAATGAATCCTCAGGATTACTCGTGTAATGCAATAATCACTACTGAGATCATGTGAGACAGAAGATGTATTCAATACTAAAGACAGCGgaagagacattaaaaaaaaaataatgaaagggCGGAGGCACACCGAGAAGACAAAGTTACCATATGTTGCAGCTTGGCTTATAATCACTGAACTTTGCAACAGTCTCTGACCTCTGTCTCCAACTAACCTGACATTTCAAATACTaagcagccacaacattaaaaccagctGCATAATACTGGTTACTTTCTTTGCTAGAAAAATAGTTAAGATGTGGCAAGGTGTGGACACGGTTGAACTCGGACTGGTATCCTTTAGTTCTTCTGGGTTTGCCAGTGGGACCTCTGTGGATCAGGCTCAATCAGGTGTCACCCTACAGATGATATAACAGTCTAGGATCTTTGGCCTTTGTAGGCTGGATGTTCACCTGTGGCGCCGTCTCGTGTTCCTTGTGTGGTTTCTGAAGAGGTCTTGCAGTGCAAGTGCCCGTGGGAGGCTTGTGGGGGCATGTCTTTAGAACCACAACCATGTTTAGTTGGCTTGGTTTGTGTCAAAGTTACAACCACATCCAAGCAGAATATTTAACTCCATTCATAcgtcagtggttttaatgttgtggctgatcagTGTACATTAGGTCTCATCTTTGTGGCTTCATCTATTCTGATAAAACACAGATGCACAAACAAAGTCCTTTTTCTGACCCAAGAAGAATGCTGTTTATACTGACAAAACACAGCACTGCAGATTCAATAATAAACAAGCgaaatttaaacaaaataaattctAATATTTTAACACCACTGTAAAAGATCCTGAAGGGGCTGGATTAAAGTTGGATGCACCTGATCAGGCTTTGTCTTGGCTCACAATGTGAtacttaaaaaatttaaatacgAACAACATGTTCACAATACTCATATTCTAAAAAACTATTCTTTTGTAAGCTTTTGCACAGTTTAGGTTACAGTCTCCCTCCACCTTCCCATAATCACCCCCTCTTCGGGCCATGATAATCCTCAGCACAACTCCTCTGTAAATGATTAAGGCAAAGAGCCTCCATTTTCATTAGTAGTTAACAAAAGTCTGTCCATTATGCTACTTGTGGccatttcctttaaaaaaaaaaaaaatgacatcacaACATGTGAGAAGGTCACTGGGAATGAGGCGTAAGCTTGTGATCGCCACAAAAACCACTACATGACAAAACAAGCACCCGATTCCAGTTTGTGTTCCCAGCACAAAGCAACACCCTACGTCATCTGAGTCAGGCCATAATCAGACCGTTAACCATAGACGGCATAAAAGACGGACACAACATCAAGATCCGAAAAACCAGACTGCTGAAATACTGCAGTCTTTCTAATACCAGCAGGTGGAAACTCCTGTGGTTCCAACAGCACTTCAGGTTACATAGAAGTTTATAGGAAAAATAGCCCTCAGCTCCTCTtctctgtgacctcagtaacAGCATGTCAGGTTTCAAAACACCAACATGGCATTGGCAATGCTCAGCTTGGGGTTTCACAGCAGATACAGACAACTTTTATTCAGCCAGTGGTCTTAACAAGACGTTACAGCTGTCTCACCTTAAATGTATTCACTGTTACTCAACTTTTATAATGTTAAAAACAGGCTGAAACAAGTAAACCCGCCCTTGTCGTGTCAGACTGTTTGTGGTACTGTTTGGTAAAACTGTACAACTACTTCTGCAGTGAGACAGATGCATACAGACATCTGGCTCATCTGATTCATTTTAGTCACACACTCCTGTTCCACAGCTCGCTGCACACAGTTTAGCTAGGACGTTAGTCATGTTGGCCGCATTCCCGTGAAGTGTTTATCGCCATGTTTTTGtcccaaagacaaaaacaagtaAATGCAAAATGAGTCTCAACGATTCAttccataaaaataaaaatgttaccaTCCGATGATCTGGGTGCCGAGTCTGGAtactttgtgttggtgtttaTTTGCCTCACCTCATCAATGTTGCGCAGCCATTTGCTGATGTTTTCGAAGCTCTTGGCGTTGGTGATGTCATAGACCAGCATGATGCCCATGGCTCCTCTGTAGTAGGAGGTGGTGATGGTGTGGAACCGTTCCTGCCCTGCTGTGTCCCTGCACAGAGCAGATGTTTTTATTTGCATGCGTTTTCTTGGGCTTGCATTATTCtttgctttattatttttatttggtcTTTGAACTGCAGTGACCTGCATGAAAGGTGCTTCAGAAATAAAATTTGACCAAAAGATTGCTTAAATTTCTTCATAATACGCTGAGATTTCACACGTTTATCAGCTACAAATGCTTTGTTCAAAACAGAAGAGTAAATAAGCAAATAACTCTGAAGAGTCCAAACTCAACTAAGACTCATTCTTTGAGTTGCTGTTAGATTGAGGAAGCTGATTTGAGAAAATCCCTGCAAATAAGATGATTAAAGACAATTAAGGCATTAATCTCTTAGTTAAGAGAAGCTGAACCCTAAGAGGAAGAGTGACACTTTGAGCAATTTTttgataaaaactaaaaaaaaactaaaaataaaagttgtatAACATTTGAAAAGTTAATTCATTGTTATGTCAATTTTGACCAAAACAGTAATTATGATTTTTGCAGTGacatcagtcagtctgttgtGGGAACCATTGAGACCAGACTCTCTCTATgtatgcatctgtgtgtgtgagaagttTCTTAGTGATTAAGTTAAAATAATCAGCCATAAAGTTTGTAGATATGCCTACAATTTAGAACAGCAGCTATCTAAAATGTTGAATACCTCATTGCTGCCATACAAATGTAAAGGTCCTAAATGCAAAACTGAAACAGTATGATCCAAACCATTGAGGTTACTGCATTATGAGCTAgactaaattaaaaacatgacagcaatttaaaccattaaaaaaagttCAAGTGTGAGGAAGAAGCAGCCTCTCATCTAGCAAACCATCTGCAACAGCTGTGTTTCATCAACATAAGAGGCAAAAGTTATTCCACATCAGCCAGTAATATAAATTTCACTGTTTTAAGCTAAAGGAATATTTTAATGTATGCTTGCTGCTCAGCTCATAAACGCAGCAgagtcaaacaaaacaacaagtgaatatttaaacatttagttGAATACGATTTGAAGAAAGCCCCACATATAAAGTGATTAAAGATAATTTTCACTTTATTATGtagcattaaaaatgaattagtGCCACTTATTTATGTCAGTCTTCTTAACTGTAAACACTTCATTATTTGTCCCAGTTACAGTTCAGTGGAAGGAGTGCCAGACATGTGAACCTGCTTTTGTGATGCTATTCTTTTGGTCACCAACAGAGGCTGACatagatgataaaatatttagtTAATGCACACTTCAGACTCTACGCagaggcaaaaaagaaaaagaaaaaaaagaaaaaaggaaaaaaaagatactGCTTTAAGGCCTGCAGGAACaatgttatttaattttaacactgcttggaaaaaaaccaacaactgcAAAGCCATAGCAGGCTGGTTGACCCAggtacaaatacatttaaatccACTGCAGGTTTCCTTGCATGTCTGCACTAGCATCAGCCTCAGCAGTCACTTCTTGCTTTCTGTGGAAACTCTGCCAACATCCATCTATCACCGCTGACAAGGGAAAGAGAGGAAGCCCAGGAGCACCAGGCACACCAAAGGCAAATCAGACCTACACTTAAAGAGGCTGTTTAACTAGATACGACTGTTAATCAAGACACAATGTCCTTGGACAGGATGAGGGGAAAATCTGATCTGAGACTGAAATGCACGTGATCTGATGTTAATCATATTAAATTCATGGCTGCGGGCAAACACAAATTTTATGCATGTGCAAGTTATTAAAGTCTTGCAAGATATCTTTCATAAGTTCATACTCACGCATCGCTATCCACTTATTAACAACCAAATACCAAAAAGTAAATTGATGCATTTTAATAATGAAAGACATATTTTTACTCTTCAATTGTCCTTCTAATGCTTTCTTTGGGCAAAAGCTTTCCTcaagaaatgaaaacatatcCTGACAATGAATAAAGTAATGTCTTTGACCACTGAGTTTAAGAATACAAAGTACAATCATTAATTTGACAGTAATTAACTTCTTTATTAATTATTTGCCCACTATTGTTTGTCCCCTATTCAGTactgtatttattgttttattcaaTTAGATTTTCACCTTCCAGTGACAAATCAAATTTCTCTGTGCTACCTCAattatttgagctttttttattatagtttgtttttaatatttcagcTGTTTAACTTACATTTCCAGACACTAGATTTCAACTTCAGAAATTTCCCAATTGCAAGATCCCAAGAACCTAAGCTGAGTtacacaaaataacctttttgtCCATTGTGCTTGTTTTCTAGAGTAACAGTGGGTGTGGATGTGCAGGTGTCTGTCTGTGAGATAACATGAAAAGATTATCCTTGAATGAACGGACTGTATTCAGAGAAGCAGAGTATCCGTTACAGTTTCTGTATTGACCTGAAAGGATTTGACCAGAAACGGTCTTCTTGTATCGTGCTAAAATGTATTTGTACCTTTGTAGATATCATGTTTTCTACTTCAGGTTATGCATCACAAAGCTCTgattaatttctttttaatgttactataaaaaaaaaaaatgtccatatCATTCACCATTATCAGTCACCTTTAAATAACTGGCTCCTTGTCATCTTGTAGCTTCAAACCAAACTGCTTATGTCTTATATCTTTTTATTCTGGTTACTATATTTCATTTCTTCTTGAACTGTCATTCCCAAAAAGACTGCCTCAACTGGCCTACCCAAACCTTTAGTTGCACCTCTGTTCATTACACAAGCACAAATAATGCCTTTCTCTTACATGAatcattttttatcttcattactTTTACTTGATTCACCAACAACTTCAAATCTGCAAATTAAGCTaattatgggatttttttttttaaattaccaagTCAGAAAAGGATTCCACaggaaaattgtttttttaaccaatcCCAAATGCTTTCATCCTATAGACTCATACGAATTAGACCAAATACAAATCAATACTGTTATACTATGGACAATCTGCTGtacaaatgcattttttcttttaattcatcCTGTTTCTCTCTGTAATACTTAGAGACAATTTGTAATTCAAATCTAATCAATTTTACAATTGCCAAACTTAACCAATTAAAGGCTCCAAAATATGAAGATTTATGCATTCCTTAAGCATTTGGGCCTTACTCAATGGGCGCTACtcatgtggggggaaaaaaagaaagaagaaataataACTCTTCTGGTATGGACAACAATAACCCTACAGCAGACCTAATGGACTGATGATCATTTCCTGTTCCTGCATATTTCAGTGCTTAAGGGAGGTATGTCAAACAGATGTTTCATCATGACATAACTATTCACAAAAGAGGCAACGCTGAAACACGATTCTCACAAGCTTGGTGTGTTTTCCGCATCTGCACAACACTGGCATGCAAACAAAAACTCACATCTATAATTGACTCACCAGATCTGTAGTTTTATCTTCTTTCCTTGTAATTCAACAGTTTTGATCTTGAAGTCTAttcctgcaaaacaaaaaacaaacatgtcagCTTAAACAATATCCATCACTTGTAGAACATCAGCCATCGTGAATAAGAAGAGAGATGAATGGATAAATGGCTCCAGCACTGTGACAAAGAgaaagtgaaggtcagaaacagATAAATCAACGACAGCGGTTGAGCAATGgccacaaaaacacattcagcAGAGAGAAATGGGACGTGACTGACAACTGTTGCCATCATAGAAACAATAGCATTATCTCTTCCTGATTCTGCAGTGTCATTCTCAGCAGACAGCTGTGATCAGCAGCTGGGCAACAACGGGTGCACACAAACCGGGTCACTGAGGTCAAAATTATACTTGTTTTCAGACAGCTgtgagtatttttttaaaaatagatataATAAACATTTTGACAATGTATATATAGGTTGCACCTTGTAGTGCATTTGGTCCTTACAAGGTTGAAAAATAAAAGCTACTACGACTAAAGCGCACTAGACCGTATGAGCCAGTAAATACTGAACTTGTACTCTGGTGCACCCCAAAAAGGTTTCGGGCTTCCCCTCAAAGGACAGTCAccagggttgttttttttacattttgcattttaaaatagAAACAGAAAATTTCTACAAATTTATGATAAGTAAGCAAACACAGGCTCATCATATTGCTTTAACAGTATGTGGAATAACTGTACTTACTGGTACCGTTTCTCATCTTAAAAcattatattttctgttttgtttgtttaattgtcACCTTTGGGCTACTAATACTAACACCCACAGGATATTTGCCATTCAccattaaaaactaaaatataagATGAATGCACTGCTACCAAAGTCCATAGTTAAGTAAAAACTGAACCATATTTTTGCTTTGATTATCAAATTTACATCACTTGAACCCAGGAGGACCCTCACATCCTCTCAGGCACTACTCTCACAACTGTAAAACTGAGGTGGTCTGAAataagagttttttttaaactagtaCTTTAAGTGTTTTTGTAATATCTGAGGTTTCAGCCTAaggttgttttttccctttttggtTGGAGATTGAACTCGGGGGAGAAGTTTTGTGGTGCTGCAGTGTGCAATCTTTCCAATGTCGATGTTTTCAAGATTTACAAATAACTGTCAAGCAGTGGAAAGTTACTGAAGCTTATTTTTCACATTCAATGGAATTTGAATTTTATCATTTGGGAAAAAAGGGTGTAGAGCTACAGTTAAGGGTAGAGGGGTTACTTATTAAACAGGGGGCCAACTTCCCTCATGTTTTTCTTTCGCTTAGTTTAACCTATTTATGTCCTTTTAAATCTGTACTACAACAAACAGCCAATGACTCATGATATTACGGTAACTGTTAAACACCTCACCTGGGCATATGTAGGATTTCTGCATTTCAAAACCATAATGAACTAAATAACAGTAGGGGATTTTTTGACTCAAACCAATAACTTCTCTCTCTTTGGAAAAGCTAGAAAACATAAGAAGGCAATTCAACCATCAACTTCCCACTTGAAAGTAAAACACACTAGATCATTATCCTCTTACACTTTAAATGTGAAGGGTAGGTGAttcatcagtttcatttttagccAACAAGTGGTGTTTTCCTACTAAATACTGAGCTGTCAGTACTGCTCTTGGTCAGACGTTGTGGTTGGTTAAAAAGTCCAAGAAACAGCTGTGCTCTAGGTGGGGCAAGTTTATAGAATAATGAGGAAACTGCCTGCCAAAACCTGAGTCATGAAATATTATGCACATCCCAAGGagagaaagatacagttggacAGAAAGAAAGGCTAGCATTTAACGCTGGTAAAAGAGGGAGCTTTTT
This genomic window contains:
- the rab10 gene encoding ras-related protein Rab-10 — its product is MAKKTYDLLFKLLLIGDSGVGKTCVLFRFSDDAFNTTFISTIGIDFKIKTVELQGKKIKLQIWDTAGQERFHTITTSYYRGAMGIMLVYDITNAKSFENISKWLRNIDEHANEDVERMLLGNKCDMEDKRVVPKAKGEQIAREHGIRFFETSAKANINIEKAFLTLAEDILRKTPVKEPNSENVDISSGGGVTGWKSKCCS